CAGCCTGCACACAACTGGTCCTTCTACAGTTGAAGTCCAGGGAGTGCTGCTATGTCTATCTGAAATAAACCAAGATTAGGGTTTGCATGTAAAGTTGCAAGCCTTACGTGCTATGCGATTCAGGTGATTAGGCGCTAAGATACGTTTTGGCCTATATGTAGAGTTAGaggtgaattttttttttacgatGGAAACGAAGAATAAACTTTGATGCATATATATCTTGGGATCTAGTCCTAGGACAAAGCAAAACTTGTGCTTGCCGAAAGCGAGCAGCATGAGTCAAAAGAAAGAATACTTCTAAAAGCTTGTGGTGTCCATTAAACCAGATGATGTTTTTAAAAACTTATGATGACCTTTGAATGCAGCAATTAGTTTTGCATCTCTGACTAGGTTTTTTGGAAGATAGTGGAGGAAGAAACATCTGGTCTTTACTCCCAGATTACAATAAAGCTTACCGTAGCATGTAAGTAATACAAATAAAGAAGAGATaggtcttaagaataaagagatgtaagtattatttttttacaGTAATGATAGGAAAAGGCTCAAATTTGATTAGCAAGTTGCCGAGATATAAAGAAGAAGGCATCAAGGGATAGGTCAAAAGAATAAATCTTAACCTGATCAAACCCGAGAAAAAAAAAGTCAGGTGAAGTCATTTCAAAAAATCAGTATTATCAAGACTAGTTTTTGAACTTTATCTGCTTAAATCTGACATATTCAAGTGGAAGTTATTTCAAACATCCTCTAAAcaagcttttttttaaaaaaaaatatcctcTGCCCTTGCTGGACAGTGGATAGAGCTGCAATTGAGTGGGGCAACTCGTTAAGTCATCAGATCTCGGCCCAATTACTAACCTGATCTATTTTTGAAAACCTGTACATCGGATCGGGATGAAAGTGAGACCTAATTTCAAAATCAGGTCAGGTCTAGGTCCTATAATTTCTAACTCGACTTGATCCAATCTGGCTTATACCATCCAAATccaatttttatcatgaaaaatatATGCCTAACTTAACTTTGATTGAATCTGACCCAGCCCGAGAACATGAATCATACGATACACTTTCTCCTTATGCATAACtatcttttctaatttattGCATGATCCCTCACCTAAATTATTTCCTCTTTATCCATCCTAATAGTCCCATCTTTTTCACCTACTTTCATTTAatatatttcatatatttattatttatttccatggattcttatttacaatattattgaatatattaatatttattatttaattatagTTTATAAAATATGTATATTAGCCCATAAGTCAGTACAATGACGAAGCAGCTGTTGTTTACTCGACACAATTGTACGAGGTCACAATTCACCCAACAGGTGAACAAGAATTGGGGATCGGATGCGAGCAAATTCTTACCTATGGCTGAGATATTCAATTGACTCCCTCTTCTTTTTGTGGGGGTTTGAATCCCTACGAGTGAGCAGAAAAGGGAGGAGAAAAGAGGCTCTCATGAACTATCAACCTAATTAGTTGATGGATTAAGTTTGAGTCCAAAATCAAGATCCAATCATGGAACTAGGTCAAATCGGAATCAAGCCTCGGACTGACCTAACCTATTTGCAGCCTTAACAGTGCCCTACTTGCCAAGCCCAAACATCATCCATGCTGAAAGAGCaagtcaaaaaaatattatatcctACAATGAGTATCTCTCTAGAGTCAATACTGCTTTTTATTTTAGCATGAATTGTTGCTTTAACTATGAATATATGGCATGCAGGCTTGTAAATAAGTCAAGTAAAGCTTGGTATGTTAGTCGAGCTTGAGCTGTCCTTCTACCAAGGCTGGTTTAGAAGAAGATCAATGATGGCAGTCTTTCCTAGCTAATCTCCTATGAATATTGTGGAAGGGCAGAAATGAAGAGTTATTTCAAGACCAAAGGAGGGAGTCTACTGAAATGGTCATTTGTGCTTGGCGATTGGTTAATGAGTGCCATCAAACGATGGATAGCAGGAAGTTAAAAGGAACTAGAATCTAGAATTGTTGTATTCCATGGATCTTTGTGGAGTCTGATCAACAAACTCTCATTTGCAGGCAATCCCTACAAcccaagtgttttttttttttgataagtcAGAGAGATCATACATGTCTAGTATAAATACATCCCATAAGAtcagaaagcaaaagaaaatttaaagcaggaAGTATGGTTTCATAGCTGCATCCAAGAGTGCCAACCAAGTGGTttcaggttcgaaacgcgcgagcgtcgattaaattcggggaccggatgccccacgcctggacacggggtctgaaagccctactggtcggctggtagcctgggtggtgtcaggtgtgacgtactcacacagaGGGTCAGGTCGAATAACCGAGCCGGCCCAcgagtggggagggtatgagtaaaataggtcggggtgcccaacacacgactcggtctacccgcatcgaacattctcctggcggggtgggggccTAGTGGTCGGGACTGCTACGCGGGGATGGGCTTGTCCCTTTCTCTCCCCTTTCCCTTTCTTTcagcagaaaaaaagaaaaaagaaaaaaaaaagaaagaaagaaagagtgcCACCCAAATGCTAAGCAATGAAATAGGCAACCCAGTTTTCTGGTTATTTTCGCCTCCCTGTACCCATGGAAAACTTGAAAAGGCACTACAaccagatttttttaaaaatattttcgaTGGTTCACTAGGTCAAGGTCGTCTTAAATGGGATTTATTATTCGGAATGATCAAGGTACAGTCCTGCTTGCTGCTTCAATTCCTCTCCGTCATTCTCTGCAGTTGAGTCGATGGCTGCCTAGTTTGTCCTGAAGGTAGCTAGCTATTCAAAACTTTTTGCCATACCACATTATTTTGGAAAGGGATTCAGCAATGGTCATTGCTTGGATCAAAGGTGAAAGTTCTTCTTTACATCCTACAATTTGAAACATCAAGGTCACATCAATGTCCCTTTGAATGTTCACCTACAACCATGTTTTCAGAGAAGCCAATCTGGTTTTTTATTTCCTAGCAAAGGAAGTACCTACCACTCAGATGGAAACTATTAAAATGACAGACTTGCCTTCACACTTTGCTCAGCTGGTTATGGCAGATGCTTCAGCTACAATTTTCCATTATTTATGGTCTCTTTATCCTTTCTGAAGAAAAAGGTCGAGCTTGAGTTTTGGGCTTGTCAAACTGGGGTTGTGATGTTGAACAAGTATTTGCTATTGACCTACTATTAAGCTTAATTAGGATGCTTCAGCTACAATTTTCCTTCATTTATGGTCTCTTTATCCTTTCTGAAGAAAAAGGTTGAGCTTGAGTTTTGGGCTTGTCAAACTCGGTTTGCGATGTGGAACAAGTATTTGCTATTGACCTACTATTAAgcttaattttatatatatatatatacatatatttatatattcagAGTTGGCTTATTCTCTCATTAACAATCTTGAATGAGTGTCTTATGATATGGTCAAGCAAGTTTGTTATCAAGCTAAGATTAAGTTACTCACGAATAGCCTGGCTcgtttattattataaattgatACAATTATAATCACAGCAAGGCGTATGAAAGGAAGCAATGTGTTTTATTTCTCAAAGAAAGTACAATATATGTTTCATGTCAGTAATCTAGCCTCACATTGACTCTAGGAAATATACGAAATTTGTACTCTTTGTAAATTGTAGAAGAAGTAAGCGATGACCAACAGCATTACACAATCTCTCAAGTTGGGACTTACAAATAGACTTTTAGATACCATTGCTATTGCTTCATATCTCCCTCAAcctctaaaaaaaaagaagaagaaagaaactaTTGCTTCATATTGATGCACGGACGGCTAcaaggaagaggagaaaggaagaaaaagaagagaaggggaggaggaaggaggtgaaagaggaagaagagaaaggaggctTTTTAATTCAATCATTCATTAATCCTAATCAAGTGCATgagcttatatatatatataggatcacaaaataataaaaagactcctacaaataaaataatcttaTAAAAGTTCTAAAATAACAATATGCAAACAAATCCgatcaatataaaataaaataacataaaatcaaaTCAATCTAGCCACAATGAAAGtggctagattttttttttctgcggtGACCGTAGCTCTGTATCACAGATAATTCGATACTGATGTCCGCACCACCACGTATCATTTTTATGAGATGGATTTATGCTTGCAAAGGAAGACACATGTTTTCATTCTACTATCTTCAATAGCTGTAGCGCATATGAAGGTGTAATCAAAGGGAAAAGTTGATGGATGCCATTTACCTGTAATTGTGCAGGTGCGAGTGGACGAACGGAACACTCAACCTTGTCATCCCAATTACAACGTCAAATTCCAAAATCTGACGTGCCGCCAGGCGATTCGTTCCTTTCGCATGCTCTCGCTGTTCTGCCCCGCCGAGCCGGGCGACTCTCGAAACGTGGGAAACCggtgggtgggtgggtgggGCCGGGCTCCGACTGGTGGATGACAGCTGGCAGCGTCCGCATACGAAAGGCCAGCGCGGCATGATACGTGGACCCGTCTCTATGTGTTTGCTCACAGCGGGCCCCACAGACCGGGGCCAATCATTGCTGCGGGCCCCACGCGCTACGTTACGAAAGGGCAATAAATGCCCCCACGCCGCCTCTCCGactgtccaaaaaaaaaagaaaaaaaaacgccACCCGGACCTCCGTCGCGACGGAGAGGAATCCTTAAGAAATCGGCCCCCATCGATTCGATTTCGAACAGGCGAGAGAGAACGGCACAGATATAGAGGTTTTGGATCCTGAAATGTCTCTCGCTGGAGACGCTGGTCTCGAGAAGGATCAGGCGGTGGCGACGGCGGCGGTGTGGATCGGAGAAGAGAAGGACGCCTCCATTGTCTGGGAGAAGGAGCGGTAGCTCCATCACCGGGGCTTAATCGGGAGAAAGATTTCGCCTTTACTCGAATCGTGAGCTTTCTGGACACTGAATCGCCGCCCCCCTTGTACTCCCTTCcatttcatttaaaaaaaaaaaaaaaaaaaaaaaaacagcgtcACCTTCGGCATCGGTGTCCGTTTCCCGGAGGAGTCTGGGCGGAGATCGGTTCTGAGTTGGGAGTTTTTTTAGGTTTTGGAGATTGAGGCAATGTCGACGAAGGTGCGGAACGGCGGCGACGCGGTGGCGATCTCGGCGGCGGTGGAGGTGATGGGTGGGGTGCAGATCGAGGTGGAGTTCGCCGAGTGCGAGTGCTGCGGGCTGACGGAGGAGTGCACGCCGGCGTACATCGCGCGGGTCAGGGAGCGGCACAACGGGCGGTGGGTCTGTGGCCTCTGCGGCGAGGCCATCAAGGACGAGATCTGCCGCGCTGGGCGGCGGATCTCCACGGAGGAGGCGCTCGACCGCCACATGAGCTTCTCCCGGGACTTCCTGTCCGCGTCACCGCCGGCCAACCCGGCGGAGGACCTCATCGCTGCCATGCGCAACCTCCTCCGCCGGAGCCTCGATTCTCCAAGGACTCTCCGGTCCACCCCCACCAGCCCCCACGGGAAGGTAGAAGACGGCAGCGGCGGCCGCCACCGGAGCTCGCTCGCGCGCTCCGAAAGCTGCTTTCCTTCTCTGGCTCGCTGAGGGCATTGGGCGAAGCCCGCACCGCCACAAGAGGTTCGGTGAAAGGAGTACAAACTCTAAGCGAGTAACCCGATCCAAATaccattttaataaaaaaaaatccttagatCTCTCTTCAGTATAATAGTCAGGGCACTAATTCTTCAGAAAATTAGAATAAATATGCTCGAATATTAATCTTTTAGTTTTATTTAGGTTTCCTTCTTCCAGTCTGTTGTAAAGATTTCGATGGACCAAATGCCATGTAGAAATAAAGGAAATGGAagaaaatttctcatttttctgaaattattatttccattaataatttttttccaaGTACGGGAAAAAAAATCCTTGGTTTTCCCGGGGCCACGTCGGCGAAGGGAAGCCGCGTCTATTGATATTGGCACCCGCGTTTTCATGTTCTTATACGCACTCAGTCGGGCGGGTCGGGCGGGATGTGTCAGAAATATTTGATTCTGTGGATCGTTTGATAGGGCCAAGGAGTGGAATCATGGGtggaaatagatttttttttttgtttattcattatttattttatattcagtGCCATTATTGGGACCGTTAAAACTAGTGGTTCTGGTCACCGTAAACTAGAGTAGAAGATCTCCGTAGCCACCGCCaataattgtaggagctcttgGAAAggttttttttgtgtgtttggaaaaaggaaaaaccgATGTCGTTCCGCAGTTTCCGGCCCCATGCATGAATGCCTcgtgatatttttattttcaaatgagATGACGCCCTTACCTTTTCCTTTCCATGTGGGTTTTTGGCATCCATTTATTCAGTCCAAATTCTCACAATCTTACTTGCGTTGCAGCAGGAAGCGAGGAATGCAGTTTACAAGAGATTGGGCATTCATTGGGTACCATGTTATACAAGAAATGAACCAGATTAATGCTACCAACTACTCCTCAAATCATAGTTTATTTAACGGAGCGAGCATGCATTGGTGCGGTATTTATCGAGTCTCGCCTTTCTGCTGATGACATCGCACCAAATCGTCCTAAACCGGATGGTTTGTTTTCTATTGAACTATACCAACACTGATTTAGGATAACTCAACCACTCGATTATAGCGGAAACGTCTTTCTTTCGTCCTCCACTCGCTGGAGACTATGGGGGAGTTCGACTTTTTGAGACTCCCGTTTGATGGTTCGAAAGTCTTTGCCTTCTCCCTCTCCATCCTTGGTTTGAGAATTTTAGGGAGCCACCTCAAGATTAGATCATCTTTCACTGCTCGCTCCTTTCTTTTTGATCCGGCCATCATAGTAAGCCttctctatctctctcctctTGCCTTCCTGCTAGAATTAGAATTAGGGTTTAGCCCTTGCCTCTCCACTTCTTCGTTAGgtgttcattttttattttcgaACATCGGATGTCATATTGCTAAGATCGAGGAGAGATTTGGAAGAATCACCGGAAgctcttttccccctttttctctctcgCCCTCCCCACCCTACTCCACTTTCTCTCTCattctctttctcctttctttttcttgatttggtATGCCTCAGAATAGTACGGTATGGATCTATATCGTACCGAATTGATTACTGACCGATATATCTCGGTATTGATTCGGCAAATCTTGATActagataattatttttaatattttttaataaatgaaTTAGCTAGTTATATTGGATATGTGTTATATTTAGTAAAGTGTCAGATTGCACAACAATCATGTCAAATGATCTACTAATTGGCTTGATATGTGGAGTTCGACACAAAGCTCAATAAGAGTAGGATTCCAACCATTAACTATATCCAAAAGAGATCTTAGATGAATTACGCTAATTTCATCGAATCCATGCAAAATTCATGCTAACTAGCACTTGCTCGAGTTCGCCTCGAAGCTCGATAAGCGAAGGATCTCAATCATATCTATAAAGAGATAATATCCTAGATGAATTGCCCCACTACATTGAAATGATGCATAAATCATGCTAAGCAGCATTTGCTTGAACCAAATTGTGCCAGAAGCTGCATATATCATCTGTTGAGAAAAGTTCATCAGGATCACAAAATACTATCTTGGCAACTCGCCACTCAACAACTCCCTTGCATGATAACTATTCCTTAACGTTCCAGGAATCCCCTTGTCTCATAGTACAGGGAACGAGTGCACGAGAAGGCACCATATGTTAGTCCCAAGAGATAGAACCTGAAAGCTGTCTCATCTAAGAATAGCTTCACAGCATACATAGAAGATTCAACCTAACAGCATACCCAAATAGTTCTGATACAAACATTTAAACTTGCAGTTTACCATAAGTTCCTAGCAGCAACTCTCAAATCTAGTATAGAAAATCTGTTAATAGGCTTCATTTAAGGCATGTTTGGTTGGAAGGACTTGGATACTGAAATGAAAATAGAAATGAGAGACTTGCATTTTAGGAGAAAATAGGAATGTCCCAAACCAAATGCGTCAGGGAATACAGCCATTTCGATTCTCATTCTAATCTATTTCCATTTCGATTTCGGTTGTGAACCAAACGTACCCATAATCTATTTCAACTGATAGAGAACTCTGAAAACTCCAAAATAAGTCTGATGCCCTATGTATACAAACAGAAGTAAACTgtgaggaggagggaagaaaatagaaaaatgaaaaatggtACCAAAATGGTACAATAGTACACAATTTTTAAGATTAGTATTTTTGTTTATAGGAGAAAAGCCAAACTTGCACAAGACAATAACATGTGTTAGTATCAAGAAGGATGGGCTAATCCCCACCCATTGAAGGTATCCCTTCCATCTAGCTAGATTTCTAGGCAGACCAAGCTCACGGAGTCAGAGCTCTGCTAATTAGGAGTTGAAGCCAGGATCAACATCGCCTCAAAATTCGAACCCTCACCCTGTTGCCCAATTGGtgattttgataaattttaGAGTGTACTCACAGGCACTTGAACGATTTCTATTTCTTGGATGTTGGCTTTATACTACACAACAAGTGCTGGTTATTGATTATTGTCTCAATTAACTAAGAGAGAAAGGGGATGGTTTGCCTTTGTGTTTCCTCTTGGCTGGGTGTGGACTTGAAGGCTTATAGGTTGTTCCCCTTCCAAATTATGGAGCCAAGGGAGCAAGAAAAGAGCCTGAGATTTCTGATTTGGGCTTGGATATTGATAGCTTTGGGTGGGCACTGCATGAAGCATGAAGAGACAAACGAAAAAGAAAGGTATCTTGTTTCCCTCTTTACACCACAagtaaaaagaagagagaataaaatggttttaaaatataaaatacaaaagttttataaattaagaatttatttctttctcAAGTATTCGGCATTTCAAGGGAGGAGTTGAGAGTAAACAGGGGTTTGGTTactacgttttttttttttaaaaaaaagaatcattTGCATCATGGATGCCTTTTGCTTGCATTACTTAGTAGAAAAGTCTGATTTTAATTTACTGTCATTTAGGATTGAATATGAATTACTTTCAAGAGAAGAGGGTGCCAACCAGCTGGATGCATTGTCAAAATTCTCCTTTATGGTTGGACCTTTTTATCAATTGAAGTGAAGTGTGGATTGAATAAATGAATCCACCCACCCTTCAGCTGCTAATTTTTGAGGATGTAGTAAACAAAAAAACCCTCAAAAACTCTAAAATCTATTTTATCTGCCAAGCCGAAGTTTTAGCAGTCGAGCTGTCTGGGTCAATCTATTGATTCAC
This portion of the Phoenix dactylifera cultivar Barhee BC4 chromosome 11, palm_55x_up_171113_PBpolish2nd_filt_p, whole genome shotgun sequence genome encodes:
- the LOC103703296 gene encoding uncharacterized protein LOC103703296; protein product: MSTKVRNGGDAVAISAAVEVMGGVQIEVEFAECECCGLTEECTPAYIARVRERHNGRWVCGLCGEAIKDEICRAGRRISTEEALDRHMSFSRDFLSASPPANPAEDLIAAMRNLLRRSLDSPRTLRSTPTSPHGKVEDGSGGRHRSSLARSESCFPSLAR